The nucleotide sequence GATGGGCTCGCCCTTCTTCGCCCGCGCGCAGTTCGATCAGAAGGCGCTGACGGTCGAGGGCGAAACGGGACGTTATGCCTCGTCGGAGAACATCGATCGCGTGTTCTGCACACGTTGCGGCACGCGCCTGTTTGCCTGGCGGCGCAACGGTACGCTCGCGGGCGTGGCGCTGGCGACCTTCGACGATCGCAACGCCTTTGCGCCGACAGAGCACATCTGGGTCTCGGAAAAGATCGCCTGGTTGAAGCTCGACGACGGCCTGCGGCAATATCCGACGACGATTCCGACCTGATCGCGCAATATCAGGATCGGTTTGAGGCGGAGGCGCCGGCAGTCTGAATGCGCGCGCCCGTTGTCGTGGCGATCCAGATCCCGGCAAACACCGTAACGATGCCGGCCGCCAGATTCCAGCGCAACGGCTCGTGCAGAAGGTAAGCGCCGACCAGCGATGCCGTGATCGGATTGACCGTCACCGAGATCGCCACCCGCGTCGGCGTCGTTCGTTCGAGCGCGAAGGCCCAGAGATAGAACGTCAGCGCGGCACCGAAGGCGCCGAGATAGAAGGCCGCCAGCCATTGCGGCGCGCCGAAGCCCGCGACCGGCGCGAAACTGCCGCGGAGATAGGAGAGCACGACGAGACAGGCCGCGCCTGCTGCCATACTCATCGTCGTGAAGGCGATCGGACTGGAGCGCCGGATCAGCGGCTTCGACCAGATACCGTACAGCGCCATGCACAGCGCGGCAGCGACCATCAGCAGATCACCACGCCAGGCGCCTGATGGCGCCGAAGTCAGGTCGGTGAGCAGCGCGATCGCAACGCCCAGCGTTGCAACGACGACGCCGATAGATTTGCGCAATGTCAGCGCTTCGCTGCCGAGCGCGGAGCCGATCGCCAGCGTCAGCAGGGGAAGCGTCGACAAAGCGAGCGCCCCGCGCGCTGCGGTCGTGAAGATCAGCGATGCGTTGAACAGAATCGGAAACAGGGCGAAGAACAGAACACCGAGCGCGGCCGCGGCGGCCCAGTCTGCTCGCTGCGGCCAGCGATCGCCGCGCAGGATCGTCAACGGCAACAATAGCAGAAAGCCGATGCCGAAACGGAACGAGCCGATCGCAAGCGGGTCGATGCTACTCACGAGATAGCGCGTGGCGCCGATCGAGGTGCCGCCCAGCGCACTCGACAGCACGGCGGCCAGGACGCCGGAGATCTCGCCCATGTCCCTCCCCATTTGCGATTATGCAAACAGCATAAGAGGAGCGCCGAAACAGGGAATGGAATTTCCGTCATGCTGGGATAACGTTTCGTCATGACCGCACCCGATCTCGATCCCGACCTTCTGAAGGCCTTTCTCGCCGTCGCGGAGCATCGCTCGTTCACCCGTGCCGCGGCGGTGCTCAACCGGACCCAATCGGCCGTGAGCGTTCAGATCAGGCGCCTGGAAGAGCGGCTCGGCACAAGACTATTCCACCGCACGAGAGCGGGCGTAGCACCAACCTCGGCCGGTGAAGAGCTGCTCGGATATGCGCGCCGCATTCTCGCGCTCAATGCCGAGGCGGTCGGCGCTGTCCGCGCGCGCAAAATCGACGGCGTGGTCCGCCTCGGCGTGATGGATGATTACGGCACCATCGTCATTCCGCCATTGCTGGCGAGCTTTGCCAAGAGCCATCCGCAAGTCCGGGTCGAGATCGAGACCGGATTGACCGCAACGATGCCGGCCCGGCTCGGCGAGGCCTACGACCTCGTCATTGCCATGCATCCGCAAGGCCGCGGTGACGGCGAGCTGCTGCGACGCGAGCAGGCGGTCTGGGCGGCCACCGCCTCGTATCCCGCCCAGGCGAAGGTTCCGCTGCCCGTTGCGCTCTACCCGCCGGGATGCCTGTTTCGCCAATGGGCCGCGGAGGCCCTCGATGCCGCCGGCCGGCCCTGGCGCCTTGCCTTTGTCAGCCGAACCCTTGCGGCGGTGGAAGCGATCGCGGCCCAAGGCCTCGCGGTGACAGTGGTGAAGGCCGGTACCCTGCCTGCCCGCCTTCGGCGCCTCTGCGAGCGTGATGGCTTGCCGCCGCTGCCTGCGGCGGACATCCGTCTTCACCGTGCGCGCAACCTTTCGCGCTCAGGCGCGCTCTTGGCGGATCATTTGTGCTGGAGCATTTCAGAATCGGCTCCCATATGTTGACCTGAAGCGTCGCTGCACCGCCGGATTGGCCGGATCGGCTGCAAGGCCGCGAGGCACAACCAGGACGGACGAGCCGTGAACATCTCCTTCTATGACCTTTCGGTCTGGGTGCTGCCGCTGGTGATCGCCATCACCTTCCACGAGGCGGCACACGGCTTCGTAGCGCACCGTCTCGGCGACGACACGGCCTGGAAACTCGGCCGCGTCAGCTTCAATCCGCTCCGGCATATCGACCCGTTCGGCACCCTGATCCTGCCGGCGATGCTGCTGTTTGCCCACTCGCCGTTCCTGTTCGGCTATGCCAGGCCGGTGCCGGTGAATTTCCGCAAGCTCAACAATCCAAGGCTCGACATGGTCTGGGTGGCGCTCGCGGGTCCCGTCACCAACATCCTGCTGGCGCTCGCGGCGGCCCTCGCGTTCCATGCCCTGCCCTGGGTGCCGGCCAGTTCGGCGAAATGGGTGGTCGACAACCTCAAGAACGCACTCGTGATCAACGTAGTGCTGGCGGTGTTCAACATGATGCCGATCCCGCCGCTCGATGGTGGACGGGTCGCGGTCGGGCTGTTGCCGCGTCCGCTCGCCCTGCCGCTGGCGCGGCTCGAACCATTCGGCATGCTGATCCTGATCGGACTGCTGATCCTGCTACCGCTGGCAGGTTCGCAGTTCGGTCTAAATCTTGATGTTATTTCAGCAATACTGGGAACG is from Bradyrhizobium sp. ISRA430 and encodes:
- a CDS encoding GFA family protein is translated as MIREGGCLCGAVRFKAEGEPLNVRICHCRKCQKAMGSPFFARAQFDQKALTVEGETGRYASSENIDRVFCTRCGTRLFAWRRNGTLAGVALATFDDRNAFAPTEHIWVSEKIAWLKLDDGLRQYPTTIPT
- a CDS encoding DMT family transporter yields the protein MGEISGVLAAVLSSALGGTSIGATRYLVSSIDPLAIGSFRFGIGFLLLLPLTILRGDRWPQRADWAAAAALGVLFFALFPILFNASLIFTTAARGALALSTLPLLTLAIGSALGSEALTLRKSIGVVVATLGVAIALLTDLTSAPSGAWRGDLLMVAAALCMALYGIWSKPLIRRSSPIAFTTMSMAAGAACLVVLSYLRGSFAPVAGFGAPQWLAAFYLGAFGAALTFYLWAFALERTTPTRVAISVTVNPITASLVGAYLLHEPLRWNLAAGIVTVFAGIWIATTTGARIQTAGASASNRS
- a CDS encoding LysR family transcriptional regulator, with translation MTAPDLDPDLLKAFLAVAEHRSFTRAAAVLNRTQSAVSVQIRRLEERLGTRLFHRTRAGVAPTSAGEELLGYARRILALNAEAVGAVRARKIDGVVRLGVMDDYGTIVIPPLLASFAKSHPQVRVEIETGLTATMPARLGEAYDLVIAMHPQGRGDGELLRREQAVWAATASYPAQAKVPLPVALYPPGCLFRQWAAEALDAAGRPWRLAFVSRTLAAVEAIAAQGLAVTVVKAGTLPARLRRLCERDGLPPLPAADIRLHRARNLSRSGALLADHLCWSISESAPIC
- a CDS encoding site-2 protease family protein, with amino-acid sequence MNISFYDLSVWVLPLVIAITFHEAAHGFVAHRLGDDTAWKLGRVSFNPLRHIDPFGTLILPAMLLFAHSPFLFGYARPVPVNFRKLNNPRLDMVWVALAGPVTNILLALAAALAFHALPWVPASSAKWVVDNLKNALVINVVLAVFNMMPIPPLDGGRVAVGLLPRPLALPLARLEPFGMLILIGLLILLPLAGSQFGLNLDVISAILGTLTGYVIQAVLLLTGNA